From a region of the Saccharomyces paradoxus chromosome IV, complete sequence genome:
- a CDS encoding uncharacterized protein (similar to YDL177C), translated as MNKNVGKLVRIWNESEVLIDRKSKFQARCCTLQNQKDIPFILQELTQNNKSVSKASHMHMYAWRTAEISNDLNFQQEQKKKSSKTNKSNNRHADKSKKVTMQPKNIEQGCADCGEAGAGQRLLTLLERANIFNVLVIVTRWYGGTPLGSSRFRHISTCAVETLKKGEFLP; from the coding sequence atgaataaGAATGTTGGCAAACTAGTGAGAATATGGAATGAATCAGAAGTTTTAATTGatagaaaatcaaaatttcaagcaAGATGTTGCACATTACAGAATCAGAAGGATATACCCTTCATACTTCAGGAATTAActcaaaacaataaaagcGTTTCTAAGGCATCCCACATGCACATGTATGCCTGGAGAACGGCCGAAATATCGAACGATTTGAACTTTCAGCAAGagcagaaaaagaagagcagTAAAACTAATAAGAGTAATAATAGGCATGCTGACAAGTCAAAAAAGGTAACGATGCAACCAAAGAACATTGAGCAAGGATGTGCTGACTGCGGCGAAGCTGGTGCTGGGCAACGTTTATTGACTTTGCTTGAGAGAGCAAACATATTCAACGTCCTAGTAATAGTGACCAGATGGTACGGTGGCACGCCTTTGGGCTCATCAAGATTCAGACACATTTCAACTTGTGCCGTGGAAACTTTGAAGAAGGGTGAATTTCTTCCTTGA
- the INH1 gene encoding ATPase inhibitor (Protein that inhibits ATP hydrolysis by the F1F0-ATP synthase~similar to YDL181W): MLPRSALARSLQLQRGVAARFYSEGSTGTPRGSGSEDSFVKRERATEDYFVRQREKEQLRHLKEQLEKQRKKIDSLENKIDSMTK, translated from the coding sequence ATGTTACCACGTTCAGCACTAGCACGCTCATTGCAACTACAGCGCGGAGTGGCCGCAAGGTTCTACTCTGAAGGTTCTACCGGGACGCCAAGAGGTTCCGGTTCAGAGGATTCGTTTGTTAAAAGGGAAAGGGCTACGGAAGACTACTTCGTCAGGCAGCGTGAGAAGGAGCAATTACGCCATTTGAAGGAACAGCTGGAAAAACAACGAAAGAAGATTGATTCcttggaaaataaaattgacTCGATGACCAAATGA
- the GID12 gene encoding Gid12p (similar to YDL176W) translates to MATGKIQFAVSTPCNTKGKPSGYRLFEFKNDRLALIPSERGCTKVDVNANIQAFCYLRPNGRETSQSPETTHILDSCDYMVLAKSNGFIEIISNYQFKIKNGLRLAPSYILRCTPEDFESNFFSDYMIAGLEYSQGLLYCCMCSGRIYVFVMNLPTDYIQYKNMHNPMFPDCFFKVHHDNNTAHSSEEEKIFKSSTRYTGRSCSKHICYFLLPIEPSHLRSSPVVSSFCNMYQGLPIYRPSMYLHIERGISTFHINPLDRFCFMTVSPRSPLFIRKIILPLTYVTFLSTFINLKNSIQGEKCGEILSWDNVAQQNGFGSLFSWISNKFTFDADIINSTIWDDIVKYSGTGMLDSGIVWKQRQGHAKDDIYELFHTQDMLGSSRRNSSFSAASSEPRPLSRRRRGSFQALTRDAFRERMDVPCSTKWELDSFIRGLRRNTFMVDFEIVEKTPHRNGYDGVNEDDNNTDESDETMTSFLTDNYKKMDIVCIDHFVTLSAFRPRYYDEPIIKIDSLSNKNGSENGPDEEEWAENQLKVDGQVIDDDTAQFKQALGNLCSFKKLFMLDDSLCFILDTHGVLLINRFEIQNTKNLLKNAKDTIRIIPHDFGLINDAIVIINDIDMGTNNVCSLTFHLVVTSMAGEITVFKGEFFNDSRLGRIKLCDSLKLNRKDRFVDKLALIDYDGLNAQKRRLDYDENDLYTFIVKKVKKD, encoded by the coding sequence ATGGCTACTGGTAAAATTCAATTTGCCGTTTCTACTCCCTGCAATACTAAGGGTAAACCGTCGGGATATAGGTtgtttgaatttaaaaacGATCGATTAGCGCTCATCCCATCAGAAAGGGGTTGCACGAAAGTAGACGTGAATGCAAATATACAAGCATTTTGTTACTTAAGGCCTAATGGTAGAGAAACGTCACAATCTCCAGAAACAACCCATATTTTGGACTCATGCGATTACATGGTGCTGGCGAAGTCCAACGGATTCATTGAAATTATAAGCAACTATCAATTtaagataaaaaatggCCTGCGTTTAGCGCCCTCTTATATCCTTAGATGTACTCCAGAAGATTTCgaatccaatttttttagtgACTATATGATTGCTGGTCTTGAATATAGTCAAGGTTTGTTGTATTGTTGTATGTGCTCCGGTAGAATATACGTTTTTGTAATGAACCTTCCAACTGATTACATTCAGTATAAAAACATGCACAACCCCATGTTTCCAGAttgcttcttcaaagtACATCATGACAACAACACAGCTCAttcttcagaagaagaaaaaatatttaaaagtAGTACGCGGTACACTGGAAGATCATGCTCCAAGCACATCTGCTACTTTCTTTTACCTATAGAGCCGTCCCATTTAAGATCGTCACCTGTGGTCTCTTCGTTTTGCAATATGTATCAAGGTCTGCCCATATACAGGCCTTCGATGTATTTACATATAGAGCGAGGTATTTCCACATTTCACATAAATCCCTTGGACCGGTTTTGTTTCATGACGGTATCACCACGATCACCACTATTTATAAGGAAAATAATACTACCATTGACTTATGTTACGTTTTTAAGCACTTTTATTAACCTGAAAAACAGTATACAGGGAGAGAAATGTGGTGAGATACTTTCGTGGGACAATGTAGCGCAACAAAATGGATTTGGTTCTTTATTCAGCTGGATTAGTAACAAATTTACATTCGATGCGGATATCATAAATTCAACCATTTGGGATGATATTGTAAAGTATTCAGGGACAGGAATGCTAGATTCGGGAATCGTCTGGAAGCAGCGCCAAGGTCACGCTAAAGATGACATATACGAATTATTTCATACTCAAGATATGCTGGGAAGTAGTCGCCGAAATTCCTCCTTCAGCGCTGCTAGTAGTGAACCGAGACCGCTgagcagaagaagaaggggATCATTCCAAGCCTTGACGAGAGACGCTTTTAGGGAGAGAATGGATGTACCCTGTTCAACAAAGTGGGAATTAGATTCGTTTATTAGGGGCTTAAGAAGAAATACATTTATGGtggattttgaaattgtaGAAAAGACTCCTCATAGGAACGGATATGATGGAGTgaatgaagatgataataatacaGACGAAAGTGATGAAACAATGACTTCTTTTCTAACCGATaactataaaaaaatggacaTCGTGTGCATCGATCATTTTGTCACATTAAGCGCATTTCGACCTCGATATTATGACGAACCAATAATTAAGATAGACTCATTatcaaacaaaaatggCTCTGAAAATGGAcctgatgaagaagagtgGGCAGAAAACCAATTGAAAGTGGATGGTCAAGTGATAGATGATGACACTGCTCAATTCAAGCAGGCACTAGGGAATTTATGTTCATTTAAGAAATTATTCATGCTGGACGATTCTTTATGCTTTATACTGGACACACACGGGGTTTTGTTGATAAATagatttgaaattcaaaataccaaaaatttgttgaagaatgCCAAGGATACAATTCGAATAATACCGCATGATTTCGGATTGATTAATGATGCAATTGTTATAATCAATGATATAGACATGGGCACAAATAATGTTTGCAGTCTAACGTTTCATTTAGTCGTAACATCAATGGCAGGAGAGATAACTGTTTTCAAGGgcgaatttttcaatgactCCAGATTGGGGAGAATAAAGCTGTGTGATTCACTAAAGCTAAATAGAAAAGATCGGTTTGTAGACAAACTTGCTTTGATCGATTATGACGGTTTAAACGCgcaaaagagaagattGGACTACGATGAAAATGACCTTTATACATTTATTGtgaaaaaggtaaaaaaagactAG
- the AIT1 gene encoding Ait1p (similar to YDL180W), which produces MVRLNHAASYFMPVFCSTRPHIVVVSALLSISLFSLFYVSSELLLHEYDDPLMFKPNSQDYFRTFLLGLFSPFLYYFLKTFLFNINQRFLILNLIVDFPINDAFMLIILIGLAYPQVQDHEGSTSKHKESSWHIIPRQAYIFGISWALGEFTICIIGNLFNYQEMADPNINSGFTHQESANTNSNNNNMSHKDDRGCGTEHHHNFVERSDITLSKCIEVRNDSSLISNNVYSSEYHPIKPLHSSSSAYGSIQQQSHENKKQQHVPDNSQDDTIIMMNPIDNSLKLTTLDTDDLSFPLNEEEPILKKSFGYTWAIPNENTQNTTKSFTSIKRFLAFSTAYQLVTGLLLMVLVVGSNIMLTIGESLILSMYFVYVRGHEGLFTPVVNYFGSRTISNFILCVIIPFISLNFLINTTIYLRRELDDWFNDSQGEFEEDDEHAASKKLAANQEYQHPLSANYMSMDNPDVINSSPGHFGLNSGQLLGNSALYYGSSNGDYDDMTSDSALLRFCKKLVKSWRALARNDSFVLGVMVSWSLLVFVTGIVSTVYI; this is translated from the coding sequence ATGGTTCGATTAAATCATGCAGCATCGTATTTTATGCCCGTTTTCTGCTCTACAAGGCCTCATATAGTGGTAGTTTCTGCGTTGCTTAGTATTTCGCTATTCTCACTATTCTATGTGTCGTCCGAGTTACTACTGCACGAGTATGATGATCCATTGATGTTCAAACCAAATTCGCAGGACTATTTCAgaacttttcttctggGGCTCTTTTCGccatttctttattatttcctGAAGACCTTTCTATTTAATATAAATCAAAGGTTTTTAATATTGAACCTGATAGTGGATTTTCCCATCAACGACGCCTTTATGCTTATAATACTGATTGGTTTGGCGTACCCGCAGGTGCAAGATCATGAAGGCAGTACGAGCAAGCACAAGGAATCTTCTTGGCATATCATTCCAAGGCAAGCCTATATCTTTGGCATATCATGGGCATTGGGTGAGTTCACTATATGCATAATAGGGAATTTGTTTAACTATCAAGAAATGGCCGATCCAAACATTAATAGTGGTTTCACACACCAAGAAAGCGCCAACACTAACtctaacaataataatatgagCCATAAAGATGACCGCGGTTGTGGTACAGAACATCATCACAACTTCGTAGAGAGAAGTGATATTACATTATCCAAATGTATCGAAGTAAGAAACGACTCATCTTTAATATCGAATAACGTATATTCGTCTGAGTACCACCCAATCAAACCTCTACATTCCTCGTCATCAGCTTATGGCAGCATACAACAGCAATCTCATGAGAATAAGAAGCAGCAACATGTACCGGATAATTCGCAGGACGATACAATTATCATGATGAACCCCATCGACAATTCATTAAAGCTGACAACTCTAGATACGGATGACTTGAGCTTCCCCTTAAACGAAGAAGAACccattttgaagaaatcttttggTTACACATGGGCGATCCCTAATGAGAATACTCAAAATACCACTAAAAGCTTTACATCCATAAAGAGGTTTCTTGCATTTAGCACGGCATACCAATTGGTTACTGGCTTATTGTTGATGGTATTGGTAGTTGGTAGCAACATCATGTTGACAATTGGGGAATCATTGATCTTGTCGATGTACTTCGTCTATGTTCGCGGTCATGAAGGATTGTTTACACCCGTGGTAAACTACTTTGGCTCAAGAAccatttcaaatttcattttatgCGTAATAATTCCATTTATATCCCTAAACTTCCTCATCAACACTACGATATATTTAAGAAGAGAGCTGGACGATTGGTTTAATGATTCACAAGGGGAGTTTGAGGAGGACGACGAGCATGCCGCCAGTAAGAAGCTAGCTGCAAATCAAGAGTATCAACATCCACTGAGTGCAAATTACATGTCGATGGATAATCCTGATGTAATAAATAGCAGCCCGGGTCACTTCGGGTTGAATTCAGGCCAGCTGTTAGGTAATTCGGCGTTATATTATGGTAGTTCAAATGGGGATTATGATGATATGACCAGTGACTCCGCTTTATTAAGATTCTGCAAAAAGCTAGTCAAAAGTTGGAGGGCTCTAGCAAGAAATGATTCTTTTGTACTTGGGGTAATGGTTTCCTGGagtcttcttgttttcgTGACGGGTATAGTTTCAACAGTTTATATATAG
- the DLD2 gene encoding D-lactate dehydrogenase (D-lactate dehydrogenase~similar to YDL178W) produces the protein MLRNILVRSAGSHLKFGGRCMKSPALLGCYRRVNYYSTKIQTRLTSENYPDVHRDPRFKKLTSDDLHYFKSILSEQEILQANELEDLSFYNEDWMRKYKGQSKLVLRPKSVEKVSLILNYCNDEKIAVVPQGGNTGLVGGSVPIFDELILSLANLNKIRNFDPVSGILKCDAGVILENANNYVMEQNYMFPLDLGAKGSCHVGGVVATNAGGLRLLRYGSLHGSVLGLEVVMPNGQIVNSMHSMRKDNTGYDLKQLFIGSEGTIGIITGVSVLTVPKPKAFNVSYLSVESFEDVQKVFVRARQELSEILSAFEFMDAKSQILAKSQLKDATFPLEDEHPFYILIETSGSNKDHDDSKLETFLENVMEEGIVTDGVVAQDETELQNLWKWREMIPEASQANGGVYKYDVSLPLKDLYSLVEATNVKLSEAELVGDSPKPVVGAIGYGHVGDGNLHLNVAVREYNKSIEKTLEPFVYEFVSSKHGSVSAEHGLGFQKKNYIGYSKSPEEIKMIKDLKAHYDPNAILNPYKYI, from the coding sequence ATGctaagaaatattttggtGAGAAGCGCTGGCAGCCATTTAAAATTTGGTGGTAGATGTATGAAGTCACCAGCTCTTTTAGGATGCTATAGAAGAGTCAACTATTATTCCACCAAGATACAAACAAGACTGACTAGTGAGAACTACCCAGATGTACACAGAGACCCtagattcaaaaaattgacaTCTGACGATTTACATTATTTTAAATCTATTTTATCGGAACAAGAAATATTACAAGCCAACGAATTAGAAGATCTCTCATTCTATAATGAAGATTGGATGAGAAAGTACAAAGGACAGTCAAAGCTAGTATTAAGACCTAAGTCTGtggaaaaagtttctttgattttaaattattgtaacgatgaaaaaattgccGTTGTCCCTCAAGGCGGTAACACTGGGTTGGTAGGTGGTTCCGTGCCTATTTTCGATGAACTAATTCTGTCATTAGCCAATTTAAacaaaataagaaattttgaCCCTGTGTCAGGGATCTTGAAGTGCGATGCTGGTGTAATCTTGGAAAATGCTAACAATTACGTAATGGAACAAAATTATATGTTCCCATTGGATCTGGGAGCTAAAGGCTCCTGCCATGTTGGTGGTGTGGTTGCAACCAACGCTGGAGGACTACGATTATTACGTTACGGTTCACTACATGGAAGCGTGCTAGGCTTGGAAGTGGTGATGCCCAATGGTCAAATTGTCAATAGCATGCATTCCATGAGAAAAGACAACACCGGCTATGATCTGAAACAGCTGTTCATTGGCTCAGAAGGTACTATTGGTATCATCACTGGTGTTTCAGTCTTAACTGTTCCTAAACCAAAGGCGTTTAATGTATCTTACTTGTCTGTTGAAAGTTTTGAAGAcgttcaaaaagttttcgTCAGAGCCAGACAAGAATTATCTGAGATTTTATCCGCTTTTGAATTTATGGATGCTAAATCTCAAATATTGGCAAAAAGCCAATTGAAAGATGCCACTTTTCCCTTGGAAGATGAGCATccattttatattcttATTGAGACGTCAGGGTCAAACAAAGATCACGATGATTCCAAACTTGAAACATTTTTAGAAAACGTCATGGAAGAAGGCATAGTAACGGACGGTGTAGTGGCACAGGATGAAACCGAATTGCAAAATTTGTGGAAGTGGAGAGAAATGATCCCAGAGGCAAGTCAAGCCAACGGCGGTGTTTACAAATACGATGTTTCTTTACCATTAAAGGACCTATATTCTCTAGTTGAAGCCACTAATGTAAAACTTTCTGAAGCTGAGTTAGTTGGTGATTCGCCCAAACCCGTAGTGGGTGCCATTGGATACGGCCATGTGGGTGATGGTAATCTGCACTTAAATGTTGCCGTTAGAGAGTACAACAAAagcattgaaaaaactCTAGAGCCATTTGTCTATGAATTTGTTTCCTCAAAACATGGTTCCGTTAGTGCCGAACATGGCCTGGgtttccaaaagaaaaattacatTGGCTATTCTAAGAGTCccgaagaaattaaaatgATAAAGGATTTAAAGGCTCATTACGATCCTAATGCTATTCTAAACCCTTATAAGTACATTTGA
- the AIR2 gene encoding TRAMP complex RNA-binding subunit (RNA-binding subunit of the TRAMP nuclear RNA surveillance complex~similar to YDL175C), which produces MENNTVPYVVDTAPTTPPDKLVAPSIEEVNSNPNELRALRGQGRYFGVSDDDKDAIKEAAPKCNNCSQRGHLKKDCPHIICSYCGVTDDHYSRHCPKAIQCSKCDEVGHYRSQCPHKWKKVQCTLCKSKKHSKERCPSIWRAYILIDDNEKAKPKVLPFHTIYCYNCGGKGHFGDDCKENRSSRVPNEDGSAFTGSNLSAELKQEYYRHINRNAEENENQFSGSIYDEEPLPRSSHKRHSQNDHTHSGRSKRRASNFHPPPYQKPNVIQPTIRGETLSLNNNISKNSRYQNTKGNVSSISENMYGSRYNPSTYNNNDIPGSSNYRNYNSYQPYRSGTLGKRR; this is translated from the coding sequence ATGGAGAATAATACGGTACCATATGTCGTCGATACGGCGCCCACAACTCCTCCAGATAAACTTGTAGCACCTTCAATAGAGGAAGTAAATAGTAATCCTAACGAATTAAGAGCTTTGAGAGGACAAGGTAGATATTTTGGCGTAAGCGATGATGACAAGGATGCTATTAAAGAAGCTGCACCTAAGTGTAATAATTGCTCTCAAAGGGGTCACTTGAAAAAGGACTGTCCTCATATAATATGTTCGTACTGCGGGGTGACAGATGATCATTATTCTCGACATTGTCCGAAGGCTATCCAGTGTTCAAAGTGTGACGAAGTGGGTCATTACAGGTCTCAATGTCCGCataaatggaaaaaagttcaatgCACTCTTTGTAAGAGTAAGAAACActcaaaagaaagatgTCCTAGCATATGGAGAGCATATATTTTAATagatgataatgaaaaggcAAAGCCCAAAGTCCTTCCCTTTCATACTATATATTGTTATAACTGTGGTGGAAAGGGGCACTTTGGTGATGattgcaaagaaaacagaTCATCTAGGGTACCTAACGAGGATGGGAGTGCGTTCACCGGTTCTAATTTATCAGCTGAGCTAAAACAAGAATACTACCGTCACATAAACAGAAATGCggaggaaaatgaaaaccaATTTAGCGGGTCTATATATGACGAGGAGCCACTACCGAGATCTTCACATAAAAGACATTCACAAAATGATCACACTCATAGTGGCAGAAGTAAACGTAGAGCATCGAATTTTCATCCTCCTCCTTACCAAAAGCCTAATGTCATTCAACCTACCATAAGGGGCGAGACGCTGTCActcaataataatattagtAAAAATTCACGATATCAGAATACAAAAGGAAACGTTTCGTCGATATCCGAAAATATGTATGGTTCCAGATATAACCCTTCTACCtataataacaatgacaTTCCTGGCTCTTCCAATTACAGAAACTATAACTCTTATCAACCATATAGGAGTGGTACCTTGgggaaaagaagataa
- the PCL9 gene encoding Pcl9p (Cyclin~similar to YDL179W) — translation MISDYDALLQFNKRPVSQEMIQFLATSTASIIQIRQNNNSVHGCQPPDLPTFIKNVVIQSNVQTPTLMATSVYLNKLKSVIPKNVYGIETTRHRIFLGCLILAAKTLNDSSPWNKHWTTYTEGLLRVREVNTIERELLEYFNWDVRITTPDLIKSLSYFLGPIKEQLFLQRRQELLLFNAPSPGQLKEYINHRRPISHSRSSSAISVPSLTSMTTVSTTDSRSSVLAKYQPPLPLVEFDNYNKENHVPPRNNDDMYNNFRAQEYVHPINHVDVTPRNSPITSHKPTVHQRLNFTRRGWSSFFKQ, via the coding sequence ATGATTTCCGACTACGACGCTCTTTTGCAATTCAACAAAAGACCTGTTTCGCAAGAAATGATTCAGTTCTTAGCTACGTCCACTGCTTCCATAATCCAAATAAGGCAGAACAATAATTCAGTCCATGGATGCCAACCACCAGACTTACCTACATTTATTAAGAACGTCGTCATTCAGTCAAATGTTCAAACACCAACTCTAATGGCCACATCGGTTTACTTAAACAAACTGAAAAGCGtaataccaaaaaatgtGTATGGCATAGAGACCACAAGACACCGGATATTTCTTGGATGTCTAATATTAGCTGCCAAAACGCTGAACGATTCTTCTCCCTGGAACAAACACTGGACCACGTACACGGAAGGTTTACTCAGAGTGCGTGAGGTAAATACCATCGAGCGCGAACTGTTAGAATACTTTAATTGGGATGTGAGAATAACCACACCGGACCTGATTAAATCTCTTTCTTACTTCCTAGGGCCAATCAAGGAACAACTATTTTTACAAAGAAGGCAAGAACTACTGTTGTTTAATGCGCCAAGTCCCGGccaattgaaagaatatattaaTCATAGAAGACCGATTTCACATTCTAGATCTTCTTCTGCCATATCAGTTCCCTCGCTGACATCCATGACAACAGTATCGACAACTGACTCGAGGTCTTCCGTACTGGCAAAATACCAACCGCCTCTACCGTTGGTGGAGTTTGACAattataataaagaaaatcatgTGCCGCCAAGAAATAATGACGATATGTACAATAATTTCAGGGCACAGGAATATGTACACCCAATAAATCATGTGGATGTAACACCACGAAATTCTCCAATAACGTCGCATAAGCCTACAGTTCACCAAAGGTTGAATTTCACAAGGAGGGGCTGGtcatcatttttcaagcaaTAA
- the LYS20 gene encoding homocitrate synthase LYS20 (Homocitrate synthase isozyme~similar to YDL182W): MTAAKPNPYAAKPGDYLSNVNNFQLIDSTLREGEQFANAFFDTEKKIEIARALDDFGVDYIELTSPVASEQSKKDCEAICKLGLKAKILTHIRCHMDDAKVAVETGVDGVDVVIGTSKFLRQYSHGKDMNYIAKSAVEVIEFVKSKGIEIRFSSEDSFRSDLVDLLNIYKTVDKIGVNRVGIADTVGCANPRQVYELIRTLKSVVSCDIECHFHNDTGCAIANAYTALEGGARLIDVSVLGIGERNGITPLGGLMARMIVAAPEYVKSKYKLHKIRDIENLVAEAVEVNIPFNNPITGFCAFTHKAGIHAKAILANPSTYEILDPHDFGMKRYIHFANRLTGWNAIKARVDQLNLNLTDDQIKEVTAKIKKLGDVRSLNIDDVDSIIKNFHTEVSTPQVLSAKKNKKNDSDVPELATIPAAKRTKPSA; encoded by the coding sequence atGACCGCTGCTAAACCAAATCCATACGCTGCTAAGCCAGGTGACTATCTTTCCAATGTAAATAATTTCCAACTGATTGATTCAACCCTGAGAGAAGGTGAACAATTTGCTAACGCATTCTTCGAtactgaaaagaaaattgaaatcgCTAGGGCTCTGGATGATTTTGGTGTTGATTACATCGAGCTAACCTCACCCGTAGCATCTGAACAGTCCAAAAAGGACTGTGAAGCTATATGTAAACTAGGTTTAAAGGCCAAGATCCTTACACACATTCGTTGTCACATGGATGACGCCAAAGTCGCCGTAGAGACTGGTGTCGACGGTGTCGACGTCGTCATCGGTACCTCCAAATTTTTAAGACAGTACTCCCACGGTAAGGATATGAACTACATTGCCAAGAGCGCTGTTGAGGTTATTGAATTCGTCAAATCCAAAGGTATTGAAATCAGATTCTCCTCTGAAGATTCCTTCAGAAGTGACCTAGTTGACCTTTTGAACATCTATAAAACCGTTGACAAGATCGGTGTAAATAGAGTCGGTATCGCCGACACAGTGGGATGTGCTAACCCAAGGCAAGTATATGAACTTATCAGAACTTTGAAGAGTGTTGTCTCATGTGACATTGAATGCCACTTCCACAACGATACTGGTTGCGCCATTGCCAACGCCTATACAGCCTTGGAAGGTGGTGCCAGATTGATTGACGTCAGTGTACTGGGTATTGGTGAAAGAAACGGTATCACTCCTCTCGGTGGGCTCATGGCAAGAATGATTGTTGCCGCACCAGAATACGTCAAGTCCAAATACAAGCTGCACAAGATTAGAGATATCGAAAATCTGGTAGCTGAAGCTGTGGAAGTTAACATTCCATTTAACAACCCTATCACTGGGTTCTGTGCATTCACACATAAAGCAGGTATCCATGCCAAAGCCATCTTAGCGAACCCATCCACTTATGAAATCTTGGATCCTCACGATTTCGGTATGAAGAGATATATTCACTTTGCCAACAGATTAACAGGTTGGAACGCCATCAAGGCTAGAGTTGACCAGTTGAACTTGAATTTGACGGATGACCAAATCAAGGAAGTTACGGCTAAGATCAAGAAACTGGGCGATGTCAGATCGCTGAACATCGACGATGTCGACTCCATCATTAAGAACTTCCACACGGAGGTCAGCACCCCTCAGGTACTATCtgcaaaaaagaacaagaagaatgACAGCGATGTTCCGGAATTAGCCACCATCCCAGCCGCTAAGCGGACTAAGCCATCTGCTTAA